Genomic DNA from uncultured Acetobacterium sp.:
CCAGCGGATGGGGTGATTCTTCAGGGCGTCTCACATTTGGATACCTCCCCATTGACGGGAGAATCCTATCCGCGAAAAGTTGAAAAGGGCGATGAGATCTTAAGCGGGATGATTAATGGCAATGCCGTTTTAAAAATGCTTGTCACTAAAGACTATGAAAACTCTACCGCCATGAAAATCATGAATCTGATTGAGGAAGCCAGTGATAAAAAGGGTAAAACGGAAAAATTCATTACCAAATTTTCCCATTACTATACCCCCATTGTTGTTTTTTCAGCTATTGCTATGGCGATTATACCACCGTTGTTGATAGCTGGGGCTTCCTGGGAAACCTGGTTTTATCAGAGTCTGATTTTTCTGGTGGTGTCTTGTCCCTGTGCTTTGGTTTTGTCGATTCCCATCAGCTACTTTGGCGGGATTGGTCGAGCGTCGAAAGAAGGGGTGCTGATCAAAGGCGGCAATTATCTGGATGTTCTTTATCAGAGCAGTGTCTTTGTCTTTGACAAAACCGGAACCCTAACTCAGGGCGAATTCAAGGTCATCAAAACCGAACCGGCATCTGGTTTTACTGAAGCCGATCTGCTGGCCGCGGCAGCAGCTGGGGAACACTATTCCAATCATCCCATTGGCAAGGCCATCACTGCCCATGCTCAAATGAATGTGGATGAGACGCGTTTGAAAAACTATTTGGAAATTCCCGGCAAGGGAACCCAGGTGGAAGTCGCTGGACAGACAATTCTGGCTGGAAACAGAAGCCTGCTGCAGGATCATCAGATTGATTTGGCCGAAAATGAAGAAGAGGGCACCATTGTCTACCTTGCCATTGACGGCAAACTGGCCGGATACCTGGTATTGGGGGATATGGTTAAGGAAAATGCCTTGGCCGCCTTGCAGCAATTGAAGAAACTGGGAGCCCAAAAGACCGTCATGCTCAGTGGCGACAATTCACGAGTTGCTAACCAGATCGGGAAGCAGCTGATGTTGGATGAAGTGATCGGAGATTGTTTGCCTCAGGATAAGGTTGCCGCCTTTGAGAAAATAAAAGCAGATAATAAAGACGGAAAAACCATCTTTGTAGGTGATGGTATGAATGACGCCCCAGTGTTGGCGATGGCCGACGCCGGGATTGCCATGGGAGCCCTGGGATCCGATGCCGCCATTGAAGCAGCCGATATTATTCTGATGAAGGATGATCCCATGGACATTGTCAAATCAGTGGATATTGCCAAATATACCAGACGAATCATGATTCAGAATATTGTGTTGGCACTGGGAATTAAAATCACCGTGCTGACCATGACCTTCTTTGGCATGGGGGAAATGTACCTGGCCATCTTTGCCGATGTGGGAGCCGCCATCCTGACTATTTTAAACACCACCCGGATTTTAAGATACCGGGGATTCTGGCAAAAGAAAAGTTTAAATCGTAAATAAGTTGATTGTGATGATTGATTTCTCTAACCCTGGCAGTTAAAAACTGCCGGGGTTTTATTTTAGTCATTAGAAAATCCAATTAAATATTTCTGGATTTCTATAAGTTTATGATATTGATTTGAAATTTTATTCAGCTAATCAAAAACGCTTTGTAGAAAAGAAGAATCCTGGAATCCGCTGGGTTAACACTCAGCGGATTTTTGCTTTGTTGGTCTAAAGGTAGGCAAAAAAATGCAGGTTTAACGATTGTCATTAGAAAAATATAATTTATTTCGTCGGTAAGATAAAAATTAGCAATGTCAGATTAGGCAGAAAAGATAAAAATGAACATTATATTATAATTATGCTATAAATTTTTGCTCTTTTCCTTAAATTTCACTTAATCTATTGAAAGATGAGTAAAATATGGATATAATGAAGACGGTTACAAATAAATAAAATTCATGGAGGTATTTTAGTATGGCAATTGCAGATCAAGTATTTGGTTTTTTTATGCCCGTAGTAAATTTGATGGGACCGGGTTCAGTAAACGAAGTGGGCGTGCAGGCAAAGGCTCTCGGTTTAAAAAAGGCTTTGATAGTAACAGACGCTGGCATGGAAAAAATGGGAATCGCAGATCAGATCAAAGAAATCATTGAAGAAGCTGGGCTCAAAGTAGTCATTTTTGCTGGTGCGCAACCAAATCCAACGGATATTAATGTTCATGACGGTCTGGCGATATTTAAGGAAAATAAATGTGATCTAATCGTTTCTTTAGGTGGCGGATCTTCCCATGACTGCGCCAAAGGGATTGGCATGGTAGCCGGGAATGGTGGTCATATTCGGGATTTTGAAGGTGTCAATAAAAGCAAAAAAGCGATGAAACCTCTGATTGCGATCAATACCACAGCGGGAACGGCCAGTGAGATGACACGCTTTTGTATAATCACCAACACGGATACTCATGTTAAAATGGCGATTGTTGATTGGCGATGTACACCAACTATATCAGTCAATGATCCGGTGCTGATGATGGGGATGCCTCCGGCATTAACAGCGGCAACTGGCATGGATGCGCTGACGCATTCAGTGGAAGCTTATATGTCAACTATTGCGACGCCGGTAACGGATTCAGCTGCCCTCATGTCAATTAAACTGATCGGTGAAAACTTGCGTCAGGCGGTTGCCAACGGACAGAATTTTGAAGCAAGAAACAATATGGCTTATGCCCAGTTCCTGGGTGGTATGGCATTTAATAATGCGAGTTTAGGATTTGTGCATGGAATGGCGCATCAACTGGGTGGCTTTTACGACCTTCCCCATGGCGTCTGTAATGCCATCTTGCTCCCACATGTCCAACGATTTAATTTAAATAGCAATCCCAAACGTCTGGCAGATATTGCGGTTGCTTTGGGTGAAAACATTGATGGTCTTTCAGTCAGAGATGCTGCTGAAAAAGGATTGGATGCAATTATTCAACTGTCCAGAGATATTGACATTCCATCCGGCTTGGCAGAACTTGGGGCAAAAGAAGAAGATTTCAAACTGATGGCAGAAAACGCAATGAAGGATGCCTGCAGTGCGACGAATCCAAGGCAGGCTAAACTGGAAGATGTTATTCAGATATTCAAAAACGCTTTGTAGAAAAGAAGAAAACAGTAATCCACTGGGTTAACACTCAGTGGATTTTCGCTCAGTTTGTCTAAAAATCAGCAAAAATGCAAGTTTTGCGATTACTATTAAAAAATACAATTTATTTCGTCGATAAGAAAAAGAATTAGAAATATCAGATTAGAGGGAAAAGACAAAAGCGATTAAAAAACGATCAATAAATGAGCATTGTATCAAATAAATACTATAAATTTTTGTGCTTTGCCATAAATTTCCTTTAATCCATTGAAAGATGTGCAAAATTTGGATATAATGATTGCGGTTACAAATAAATAAAATTTAGGAGGCATACGAAATGTTTGGTTACATGGGAAAAATATTACGTATTAATTTGACGACCGGTGAAATTGGCACTGAAGATCTTGATTTTGAGTTGGCCAAGAAATATATCGGGGGACGTGGTTTAGGGACAAAGCTTTATATGGATGAGGTTGATCCAAAGGTTGATCCGTTTGCTGCAGAAAATAAAATTGTCTTTATCAATGGTCCGTTGTCTGGAACAGCGACTCCTACCGGTGGTCGGTATATGGTCGTTACCAAATCACCATTGACTGGTTGTATTGCGTCGTCAAACTCCGGCGGCGAATGGGGCGCTTACCTGAAATATGCTGGTTATGATGCCATCATTATTGAAGGCAAAGCCAGTCTGCCGGTCTATGTCAGCATCGATGAAGAAAAGGTCGAAATTTTACCGGCACTTGATCTGTGGGG
This window encodes:
- a CDS encoding heavy metal translocating P-type ATPase yields the protein MKLFLEGLNCANCAGKIEKLVGKMPNVREASLSLATGSLVIEECEGFAKEETYNAVVKLVHSLEPHVVVSKSRKQTAATAPCGCDGHEQGHHHGTHEAAIAHDHGHAQGEMDKRQKVELITAIGLFILGFIFQATLPANLEMLTIGVFLGAYLLAGYHVILLAFRNIGHGQIFDENFLMTIATFGALVLMQWPEAAGVMIFFGIGEYFQDRAVDNARRSIAETISFNAITANRVSPEGEVVIDAKQVKVGDVLIIKPGEKVPADGVILQGVSHLDTSPLTGESYPRKVEKGDEILSGMINGNAVLKMLVTKDYENSTAMKIMNLIEEASDKKGKTEKFITKFSHYYTPIVVFSAIAMAIIPPLLIAGASWETWFYQSLIFLVVSCPCALVLSIPISYFGGIGRASKEGVLIKGGNYLDVLYQSSVFVFDKTGTLTQGEFKVIKTEPASGFTEADLLAAAAAGEHYSNHPIGKAITAHAQMNVDETRLKNYLEIPGKGTQVEVAGQTILAGNRSLLQDHQIDLAENEEEGTIVYLAIDGKLAGYLVLGDMVKENALAALQQLKKLGAQKTVMLSGDNSRVANQIGKQLMLDEVIGDCLPQDKVAAFEKIKADNKDGKTIFVGDGMNDAPVLAMADAGIAMGALGSDAAIEAADIILMKDDPMDIVKSVDIAKYTRRIMIQNIVLALGIKITVLTMTFFGMGEMYLAIFADVGAAILTILNTTRILRYRGFWQKKSLNRK
- a CDS encoding iron-containing alcohol dehydrogenase — encoded protein: MAIADQVFGFFMPVVNLMGPGSVNEVGVQAKALGLKKALIVTDAGMEKMGIADQIKEIIEEAGLKVVIFAGAQPNPTDINVHDGLAIFKENKCDLIVSLGGGSSHDCAKGIGMVAGNGGHIRDFEGVNKSKKAMKPLIAINTTAGTASEMTRFCIITNTDTHVKMAIVDWRCTPTISVNDPVLMMGMPPALTAATGMDALTHSVEAYMSTIATPVTDSAALMSIKLIGENLRQAVANGQNFEARNNMAYAQFLGGMAFNNASLGFVHGMAHQLGGFYDLPHGVCNAILLPHVQRFNLNSNPKRLADIAVALGENIDGLSVRDAAEKGLDAIIQLSRDIDIPSGLAELGAKEEDFKLMAENAMKDACSATNPRQAKLEDVIQIFKNAL